GAGTCAGCAGCGCCCTGCGCCGGTACTGATCCACTTCGCGCTTGAGCGCGAGATGCTCGCGCGAGAGCTCATCGAGTTGGCTCTGCTGGTCCGAGCTGGCCGATTTTGGCATTGACTATCCTCCCGTTGGCCTCTCGTGCCGAGTAAGCAAGAAAGCAAGAGAAGACCCAGGGGCCAACTGTCCTGATGCACGATGATATACGAGGGGGCACCTCGGAGGCAAGGTGGGTCATCCACCACCCTGTTCCCGCAGGTGCGAGTTCTGCGTTGACTGAATACGGTGCCGGCGATACCTGTCAGACACGTGGAGGCTCGCGATCGATGACCAGTACCACGAATCACAGACTTGGTTCGGGTTCCGGAACCGGGAAACACCACCAGTATGGCTCGTCGACGCGCCTTGCCAGCGGCGCCCGGCCCTCGTCGATCCGATCGATCCTTGGCATCGCCCTCGGGTGCGCCCTGTGTTTCAGCGTGACCACTTTCGGCCAAACCAGCGTGCCTGCCGATCCCGCGGTGGTCGCAGGCGTGGTTCAGGCGTTCTACGATCAGACGCAGACCTTGCAGGCCCATTTTCATCAGACCTACGTGCACCGCTTGTACAAGCGCGCCGAGCGCTCCAAGGGTCGAGTCGCATTCAAGAAGCCGGGCAAGATGCGCTGGGACTATGCGCAGCCCAACGGCAAGATCGTTGTCAGCGACGGCAGCAAACTGCTCGTGTACGAGCCGGGAGACCAGGGGGAGCGTGGTCAGGTCTACGAACAGTCCTTGGGGGAAGCTCAGCTACCGCAGGCACTGTCGTTTCTGCTCGGCCAGGGTCTCCTGACTCAGGATTTTCATCTGCGATCGCTCGACTCCCGGCGTCAAGGCTATCCAAGCGGCCACGTTCTGGAATTGCGCGCAAAGCAACCAAGCCCGCACTACGAGCGCATCCTGTTCTATGTCGAGCAAGATGCACGCTTGAGGGGACTGGTGCGCCGGGTGCTCATCGTGGACCACGACGGTAATCGCAACCGCCTCGACTTCAGCAAGATGAGCTTCAATCGAAGAGTGCCCGATGCGCGCTTCGCGTGGACACCTCCCAAGGGCACGCGCAAGATCACGCCTTAGGGCCCGCGGAAGAATAACTCATCCATTTCGCCGGTTCTGACCACCGCTGGCTACGTTGCTCCTC
The Pseudomonadota bacterium genome window above contains:
- a CDS encoding DUF465 domain-containing protein yields the protein MPKSASSDQQSQLDELSREHLALKREVDQYRRRALLTPTEQRRMAELKKLKLAAKDALVGLRASI
- a CDS encoding outer membrane lipoprotein carrier protein LolA gives rise to the protein MTSTTNHRLGSGSGTGKHHQYGSSTRLASGARPSSIRSILGIALGCALCFSVTTFGQTSVPADPAVVAGVVQAFYDQTQTLQAHFHQTYVHRLYKRAERSKGRVAFKKPGKMRWDYAQPNGKIVVSDGSKLLVYEPGDQGERGQVYEQSLGEAQLPQALSFLLGQGLLTQDFHLRSLDSRRQGYPSGHVLELRAKQPSPHYERILFYVEQDARLRGLVRRVLIVDHDGNRNRLDFSKMSFNRRVPDARFAWTPPKGTRKITP